In Thermococcus thioreducens, a genomic segment contains:
- a CDS encoding transglutaminase-like domain-containing protein translates to MMGRFLAAFAIAFIVIIAGCLSATPETGTPESTAYQSTTSTTPFSTPTPGSSPATWTNPLVSWENVTVSLPGQDAELSCPGILWRYILRDALSCMLGREELEVISPLAEELKGEDLAQSAWNVLAWEGEWLSYDWEKAKQPFAKVIIYPDGREEVVEGQNNTIQTPYETIMRRTGICTDYTVLTDALLLAMNYSPVYAMAINLTDLGHATALVKINGWYFTLDQHLPPMDLGAYYRYWERQGSRIVNATLYEITPGEEKANVKVLGVVAGEEFLNQDYTMGDADARNLAVSMMNLLYEGFGLKADESLKSLSDGKLPRGYRAGWTWGVTYYNLADYYHPFFHEEYAEWLVSQMLSDQEFAGYVQKSDAVWIEVRIEGEDLILTIYLGSS, encoded by the coding sequence ATGATGGGAAGGTTCCTCGCGGCGTTTGCCATCGCGTTCATTGTCATCATCGCGGGCTGCCTCTCGGCCACTCCGGAGACCGGAACGCCCGAAAGTACCGCATACCAATCTACAACTTCAACCACTCCGTTCTCCACTCCAACGCCTGGTTCATCCCCCGCAACCTGGACTAATCCCCTTGTGAGCTGGGAGAACGTGACCGTGTCTCTCCCGGGCCAGGACGCCGAGCTCAGCTGTCCGGGAATCCTCTGGCGCTACATCCTCAGGGATGCACTTTCCTGTATGCTGGGCAGGGAAGAGCTTGAGGTCATATCACCCCTCGCGGAGGAGCTCAAGGGTGAAGACCTCGCCCAGAGTGCCTGGAACGTCCTAGCCTGGGAAGGAGAGTGGCTGAGCTACGACTGGGAGAAGGCCAAACAGCCCTTCGCCAAGGTCATAATATACCCCGACGGAAGAGAGGAGGTCGTTGAGGGGCAGAACAACACCATTCAGACCCCCTACGAGACGATAATGCGGAGAACCGGTATATGCACCGACTACACAGTTCTCACGGATGCCCTGCTCCTGGCCATGAACTACTCGCCGGTCTACGCGATGGCCATAAACCTCACCGATTTGGGGCACGCCACGGCGTTGGTAAAGATAAACGGATGGTACTTCACCCTCGACCAGCACCTCCCGCCCATGGATTTAGGTGCCTACTACCGCTACTGGGAGCGGCAGGGGAGCAGGATAGTTAACGCCACCCTTTACGAGATAACACCGGGCGAAGAGAAGGCCAACGTAAAGGTTCTGGGCGTCGTTGCCGGCGAGGAGTTCCTCAACCAGGACTACACCATGGGTGATGCCGACGCGAGGAATTTAGCCGTTTCCATGATGAATCTGCTCTATGAGGGATTCGGCCTGAAGGCCGACGAATCTCTGAAAAGCCTCTCCGACGGAAAGCTCCCGAGGGGGTACAGGGCCGGCTGGACGTGGGGGGTTACCTACTACAACCTGGCCGACTACTACCACCCCTTCTTCCATGAAGAGTACGCCGAGTGGCTGGTCTCCCAGATGCTTTCTGACCAAGAGTTCGCGGGCTACGTCCAGAAGAGCGACGCGGTCTGGATAGAGGTCCGGATAGAGGGCGAGGATTTAATCCTCACCATCTACCTCGGGAGCTCTTAG
- a CDS encoding DEAD/DEAH box helicase codes for MSFERLGLSEATLVAVREKGFETPTDIQREVIPRLLSGDVDIIGQSQTGTGKTAAFALPIIEAIDPKIRAVQAIILTPTRELALQVADEIKSLRGRKRVYVYAVYGGQPIGPQIRALERGTHVIVGTPGRVLDHIRRGTLDLSSVKFFILDEADRMLDMGFIDDIEAIFRETPRRKRVLMFSATMPPEIRRLARRYMKNHEVISVSSDELVPEMVDQEYVEVVPAWKFTVLKKILGNDFYGIVFCATKRETRELSERLRRAGYSAEALNGDMSQNARERTFWRFKTKRTRILVATDVAARGLDVQDISHIVNYSLPMTAEDYVHRIGRTGRMGKRGRAITFIMPGEFKRLRYIAQVVGVEIRKSELSEEIPREYRERYESDRSGYYGRSGRRNSRYPRNSRGYSKSSRGRW; via the coding sequence ATGAGTTTTGAAAGATTGGGATTATCCGAGGCCACGTTAGTGGCGGTTAGAGAGAAGGGTTTTGAAACACCAACTGACATTCAGAGGGAGGTCATTCCTCGCCTCCTATCGGGTGACGTCGATATAATCGGCCAGTCCCAGACCGGGACAGGAAAGACCGCGGCATTTGCGCTCCCTATAATTGAGGCCATCGATCCGAAAATAAGGGCCGTTCAGGCGATAATTCTCACGCCCACGAGGGAACTAGCCCTTCAGGTGGCGGACGAGATCAAGAGCCTCCGTGGGAGGAAGAGGGTTTACGTATATGCCGTCTACGGCGGCCAGCCAATAGGGCCACAGATAAGGGCCCTTGAGAGGGGAACCCACGTCATCGTTGGAACTCCCGGTAGGGTTCTCGACCACATAAGGCGCGGAACTCTCGATTTAAGCTCGGTGAAGTTCTTCATCCTTGACGAGGCCGACAGGATGCTCGACATGGGCTTCATAGACGATATAGAGGCGATTTTCAGGGAGACGCCACGGAGGAAGAGGGTGCTGATGTTCTCTGCCACCATGCCCCCAGAGATTAGAAGGCTCGCGAGGCGTTACATGAAGAACCATGAGGTGATAAGCGTCAGCAGCGACGAGTTGGTTCCGGAAATGGTGGATCAGGAGTACGTGGAGGTCGTCCCAGCGTGGAAGTTCACGGTGCTGAAGAAGATACTCGGCAACGACTTCTACGGCATAGTCTTCTGCGCCACCAAGAGGGAAACCAGGGAGCTGAGTGAGAGGCTCAGGAGAGCCGGCTACAGCGCCGAGGCTCTAAACGGCGACATGAGCCAAAACGCGAGGGAAAGGACATTCTGGCGCTTCAAGACGAAGAGAACAAGGATTTTAGTTGCGACCGACGTTGCGGCGAGGGGCCTCGACGTTCAGGACATAAGCCACATCGTCAACTACTCCCTGCCTATGACTGCCGAGGACTACGTCCACCGGATAGGGAGAACCGGCAGGATGGGCAAGCGGGGAAGGGCGATAACCTTCATAATGCCCGGTGAGTTCAAGAGGCTGCGCTACATTGCACAGGTAGTCGGCGTGGAGATAAGGAAGTCCGAGCTCAGCGAGGAGATCCCGAGGGAGTACCGCGAGAGGTATGAAAGTGATCGCTCCGGTTACTACGGGAGAAGCGGAAGAAGAAACTCCCGCTATCCAAGGAACTCCCGGGGCTATTCTAAGAGCTCCCGAGGTAGATGGTGA
- a CDS encoding DUF835 domain-containing protein yields the protein MITYEHVKLLVEIVAFVSLTGALYLLIALRGVLKDILGTSTIRGVYIGGIIFWFGYLINVLNDVLTLRFLKILDDIVVAIGMVVIAYSTIWVKRQIVTRVKPRVVLEGESGLQSGAYLTKPMHPPDLLRLLSGKKLFAVTRSPQIYESLNVPYIWITNIDHPKAISPTRLAPLLHAIVKGADDNTFVILDGLHYLIVQNGFEATIKFLVSLKDALSEKSAGILLIVDPETLEKRHLAILEREFKWILR from the coding sequence ATGATAACATACGAACACGTTAAGCTCTTGGTTGAAATAGTTGCTTTTGTCTCTCTTACAGGGGCACTCTATCTGTTGATTGCTCTTAGGGGAGTGTTAAAGGACATTTTAGGGACTTCGACAATACGGGGGGTATACATTGGTGGGATAATTTTCTGGTTTGGGTACCTGATAAATGTCCTCAATGATGTTCTCACGCTAAGGTTCCTTAAGATACTGGACGACATTGTGGTCGCCATAGGCATGGTTGTAATAGCATATTCAACTATTTGGGTTAAGCGACAGATAGTAACGCGTGTAAAGCCTAGAGTCGTTCTTGAGGGGGAATCCGGGCTCCAGAGTGGGGCATACCTTACCAAACCGATGCACCCTCCGGATCTTTTGAGGCTTTTATCAGGAAAAAAATTGTTTGCAGTAACAAGAAGCCCCCAAATTTATGAGTCCCTCAATGTTCCTTACATCTGGATAACGAACATAGATCATCCAAAGGCAATCTCCCCCACGAGACTTGCTCCCCTTTTACATGCTATAGTAAAAGGTGCCGATGATAACACATTTGTCATTTTGGACGGGCTTCATTACCTTATAGTTCAGAACGGGTTTGAAGCAACCATCAAATTCCTGGTGTCCCTTAAAGATGCCCTCTCCGAGAAGAGCGCTGGCATTTTACTGATTGTTGACCCGGAAACCTTGGAAAAGAGACACCTTGCGATACTTGAAAGGGAATTCAAGTGGATACTAAGATAA
- a CDS encoding rhomboid family intramembrane serine protease: MSLEKYFARYGKATFTLFLINVSVYVLESILSGNPLSISIEVLARLGQWNYAVLNYGWWWQLISAMFVHVGLLHIAFNMYFLLMMGRQLEGILGPKRLVMVYLVSGLAGNLLTLLLLPANSVSAGASGALFGIVGALILITGVVGGNMQGALINAFVLFLINSILPSVNVYAHLGGLLVGMAIGYYYGRQIKRHLMARMYGYGW; the protein is encoded by the coding sequence ATGAGTCTTGAGAAGTATTTTGCCCGCTACGGGAAGGCCACCTTCACCCTCTTTCTGATAAACGTCTCGGTCTACGTCTTGGAGTCAATACTCAGTGGAAACCCGCTCAGCATAAGCATCGAGGTCTTGGCAAGGCTCGGCCAGTGGAACTACGCCGTCCTCAACTACGGCTGGTGGTGGCAGCTCATCAGCGCGATGTTCGTGCACGTGGGCCTACTCCATATAGCCTTCAATATGTACTTCCTCCTGATGATGGGCAGACAGCTTGAGGGAATCCTCGGGCCTAAACGGCTCGTTATGGTCTACCTCGTCTCTGGTTTAGCCGGAAACCTGCTGACGCTCCTCCTGCTACCGGCCAACTCGGTCAGCGCCGGTGCGAGTGGGGCCCTCTTCGGAATAGTGGGGGCGCTGATACTCATAACGGGCGTCGTCGGAGGCAACATGCAGGGGGCGTTAATAAACGCCTTTGTGCTCTTCCTGATAAACAGCATCCTGCCAAGCGTCAACGTCTACGCCCACCTGGGCGGGCTCCTCGTTGGAATGGCCATAGGCTACTACTACGGCAGGCAAATCAAGAGGCACCTGATGGCGAGGATGTATGGATACGGATGGTAA
- a CDS encoding bifunctional fructose-bisphosphatase/inositol-phosphate phosphatase — protein sequence MEINTEIPWNEVALETAREVEKEVMPLFGTPKAGEAIGENVSGDVTKYVDKVAEDVVLSRLQPLGVNVVSEEIGFIDNGSNYTVIVDPIDGSYNFAAGIPIFAFSFAVFKGRKPIYGAIYEFVTKTFYEALPGEGAYMDGKPIRVRKPERGKEALSFYTRGRCLGLIERVKRVRVLGAIAVELTYLAKGALDGVLDIRNYVRTTDIAAGVLIAREAGAIVTDEAGRELELRLDATSKTNIIAVNDRYLLDMILEELENES from the coding sequence ATGGAAATTAATACGGAAATCCCGTGGAACGAGGTCGCCCTCGAAACCGCGAGGGAGGTTGAAAAGGAAGTAATGCCCCTCTTCGGCACTCCCAAGGCGGGGGAGGCGATAGGAGAGAACGTCAGCGGAGACGTTACCAAATACGTTGACAAAGTGGCTGAAGACGTTGTTCTTAGCAGACTTCAGCCCCTGGGCGTTAATGTCGTCAGCGAGGAGATAGGCTTCATAGACAACGGGAGCAACTACACGGTCATCGTTGACCCCATAGACGGCTCGTACAACTTCGCCGCAGGCATACCAATATTCGCCTTCAGCTTCGCCGTCTTTAAAGGAAGGAAGCCCATCTATGGTGCGATATACGAGTTCGTCACAAAGACGTTTTACGAGGCCCTGCCTGGGGAAGGCGCCTACATGGACGGAAAGCCCATAAGAGTCAGGAAACCCGAACGCGGAAAGGAGGCACTCAGCTTCTACACGCGCGGAAGATGTCTCGGGCTGATAGAGAGGGTCAAGCGGGTTCGCGTTCTTGGGGCTATAGCGGTTGAGCTGACTTACCTTGCTAAAGGAGCTCTCGACGGCGTCCTTGACATACGGAACTATGTCAGGACGACGGACATAGCGGCGGGAGTGCTCATAGCAAGGGAAGCCGGGGCGATTGTCACGGACGAGGCCGGAAGGGAGCTGGAGCTCAGACTTGACGCAACGAGCAAGACCAACATAATAGCCGTCAACGACCGCTACCTGCTTGATATGATCTTGGAGGAGCTGGAAAATGAGTCTTGA
- a CDS encoding DUF63 family protein produces the protein MGLYEFFYEYFIRPIQENQGYNPVNTVVYAVILGVAVIILYRMLKRMGIKVDERFFSALIPYIILGPLMRSMTDVGILPRTYLTVSPGGYFVIAAFAIASLYVVWRHVGPEERFYPLYRDFGWVLLGGLVFVLVINLGKVNFNTEVFKYFIPALIIAEGFIWFVSKKLALVRDNSLLFYTHFYDATTTFVGIQFLGFWEQHVLARWLMDAFGTPAVIYPEKFLILLPIVWILDRWMKDEDPDLINFVKLTMFILGFGPGMRNLLIMLMGG, from the coding sequence ATGGGGCTCTACGAGTTCTTTTACGAGTACTTCATCAGACCAATACAGGAAAACCAGGGTTACAACCCCGTGAACACGGTTGTCTACGCTGTAATTCTGGGCGTAGCTGTGATAATCCTCTACCGCATGCTCAAGCGGATGGGGATAAAGGTTGACGAGAGGTTCTTCAGCGCGCTCATTCCGTATATAATCCTCGGCCCGCTGATGAGGAGCATGACCGACGTTGGAATCCTCCCGAGGACTTACCTGACCGTCAGTCCCGGCGGCTACTTCGTCATAGCGGCCTTTGCGATAGCCTCTCTCTACGTCGTCTGGAGGCACGTCGGGCCGGAAGAGAGGTTTTATCCTCTCTATCGGGACTTCGGCTGGGTTCTGCTCGGTGGACTGGTCTTCGTTCTGGTAATAAACCTGGGGAAGGTTAACTTCAACACGGAGGTCTTCAAGTACTTCATTCCGGCGCTGATAATAGCAGAAGGCTTTATATGGTTCGTCTCGAAGAAGCTCGCCCTTGTTAGGGACAACTCGCTCCTCTTTTACACCCACTTCTACGACGCTACAACCACATTTGTAGGAATCCAGTTCCTTGGCTTCTGGGAGCAGCACGTCCTCGCAAGGTGGCTTATGGATGCCTTCGGGACGCCGGCGGTTATATACCCCGAGAAGTTTCTGATACTGCTGCCTATCGTGTGGATACTGGACAGGTGGATGAAGGACGAGGATCCGGATCTGATAAACTTTGTGAAGCTCACGATGTTCATCCTCGGATTCGGGCCGGGAATGAGGAACCTGCTGATAATGCTGATGGGTGGTTAG
- a CDS encoding NAD(P)-dependent glycerol-1-phosphate dehydrogenase — protein MHLMQLPREVLLGENLKGEAVNVAKRLGLGERALVLYGPRTKEIAGKDIEKSLRESFEVSALVIREASMEEVGRTLAKIEDDNTDWLIAVGGGSIIDVAKLASFKAGVPFISFPTTASHDGIASANASIKDLGTKTSVKAVPPVAVIADVRVIKTAPYRYLAAGVGDMISNLTAVKDWQLAHRIKGEYYSEYAASLSLMSAKMVIKNADIIRLGNEESVRKVVKGLISCGVAMSIAGSSRPASGAEHLFSHALDAIAPKPALHGEQVGVGAIIMAYLHGLRWEKIRETLKKVGAPTNAYELGIDPEYIIEALTIAHTIRPERYTILGKDGLTREAAEKAAKITGVI, from the coding sequence ATGCATCTGATGCAACTGCCCAGAGAGGTGTTGCTGGGCGAAAATCTGAAGGGAGAGGCCGTCAACGTCGCGAAGAGGCTTGGCCTGGGCGAGAGAGCCCTGGTTCTCTACGGACCTAGGACAAAAGAGATAGCCGGAAAGGACATCGAGAAGAGCCTCAGGGAGTCGTTCGAGGTGAGCGCGCTGGTAATCCGGGAGGCCAGCATGGAGGAGGTTGGGAGAACCCTTGCTAAAATTGAGGACGATAACACTGACTGGCTCATAGCCGTTGGCGGCGGAAGTATAATCGACGTCGCCAAGCTTGCCTCGTTCAAGGCAGGAGTTCCCTTCATAAGCTTTCCCACCACAGCTTCCCACGACGGCATAGCGAGCGCAAATGCATCCATCAAAGACCTTGGAACCAAAACATCGGTCAAGGCCGTGCCGCCGGTGGCGGTCATAGCCGACGTCAGGGTTATCAAAACCGCCCCCTACCGCTACCTGGCCGCTGGTGTTGGCGACATGATAAGCAACCTGACGGCAGTGAAGGACTGGCAGCTGGCCCACAGGATAAAGGGCGAGTACTACAGCGAGTACGCGGCCTCGCTGTCCCTAATGAGCGCCAAGATGGTTATAAAGAACGCGGACATAATACGTCTCGGCAACGAGGAGAGCGTGAGAAAGGTTGTTAAGGGCCTCATCTCCTGCGGTGTGGCCATGAGCATAGCTGGCTCTTCGAGGCCAGCCAGCGGTGCGGAGCACCTCTTCAGCCACGCGCTCGATGCCATAGCGCCGAAGCCTGCCCTTCACGGCGAGCAGGTCGGCGTTGGGGCCATAATAATGGCCTACCTCCACGGCCTCCGGTGGGAAAAAATTAGGGAAACCTTAAAGAAGGTCGGGGCGCCAACTAACGCATACGAGCTTGGGATCGACCCGGAGTATATAATTGAGGCGTTAACGATTGCCCACACGATACGGCCCGAGAGGTACACAATCCTCGGAAAGGACGGCCTCACGCGAGAAGCCGCCGAAAAGGCCGCTAAAATCACAGGGGTCATCTGA
- a CDS encoding UPF0179 family protein: MAIITLVGEKLARPGVEFIYYGPAEPCKTCKLAGVCVGNLEPGRRYKILRVRSMPSHSCPLHEGKVRVVEVVEPSIEVAVEPRLAIAGSVIKLHLADCSDKEKADLFRPEGLFDGDSVKIIEVLDDVECDGKTYKVVKVMRKKD; encoded by the coding sequence ATGGCAATAATCACGTTAGTTGGGGAAAAGCTGGCAAGACCAGGGGTTGAATTCATATATTACGGCCCGGCAGAACCGTGCAAAACGTGCAAATTAGCTGGAGTCTGCGTTGGAAACCTCGAACCCGGCAGGAGGTATAAAATTCTCAGGGTAAGGAGCATGCCCTCACACTCCTGCCCCCTCCATGAGGGAAAGGTGAGGGTCGTCGAGGTCGTCGAGCCGAGCATCGAGGTTGCCGTAGAGCCAAGACTGGCAATAGCAGGCTCGGTGATAAAGCTCCACCTCGCGGACTGTAGCGACAAGGAAAAGGCGGATTTGTTCAGGCCGGAGGGCCTCTTCGACGGCGACAGCGTCAAAATAATAGAGGTACTCGACGACGTTGAGTGTGACGGTAAGACATACAAAGTCGTCAAGGTCATGCGCAAGAAGGACTGA
- a CDS encoding 5-oxoprolinase subunit C family protein has product MIELLKVPSLLTVQDSGRRGYRKLGVPVSGFMDDYSARMANYLVGNPGDAPLLEFLLAGPTVRFNASAVFAVAGDVGVKLNGVPVEPWTSHWAKRGDVLEVGTLKSGLYGYIAFAGGIKCKPLLGSCSTYPKANLGKSLEAGDKLNLGYAVLTGKDGRYLPPELRPDYSAKEKTVRVVLGPGLDHFTEEGIETFLSESYTVTPESDRMGYRLDGKAIEHSERGADIVTEPLLPGTVQVPASGKPIVMMRDAQTTGGYAKIAVVATADLPTVAQSRPGERLRFEAVSVDEARELLIRREKILMAIRDFLDGKIHAYKINTGGEELIAFTKVEKE; this is encoded by the coding sequence ATGATTGAGCTCCTAAAAGTGCCCTCGCTTCTAACCGTCCAGGACTCAGGCAGGAGAGGCTACCGAAAGCTCGGCGTTCCGGTTTCCGGCTTCATGGACGATTACTCCGCGAGGATGGCGAACTACCTCGTCGGAAACCCCGGTGATGCTCCGCTCCTTGAGTTCCTTCTGGCCGGCCCAACGGTTAGATTCAATGCCTCGGCAGTCTTTGCGGTTGCGGGCGACGTTGGGGTGAAGCTCAACGGTGTGCCTGTTGAGCCGTGGACGAGCCACTGGGCAAAGAGGGGAGATGTCCTTGAGGTCGGCACGCTTAAGAGCGGACTTTACGGATACATAGCCTTCGCCGGCGGGATAAAGTGCAAGCCACTCCTCGGGAGCTGTTCGACCTATCCGAAGGCGAATCTCGGAAAGTCCCTGGAGGCTGGCGATAAGCTGAACCTTGGCTACGCGGTACTAACAGGGAAGGATGGGAGGTACCTCCCTCCTGAGCTGAGGCCGGATTATTCCGCCAAGGAAAAGACCGTCCGCGTCGTCCTCGGCCCCGGCCTCGACCACTTCACCGAAGAGGGGATAGAGACCTTCCTGAGCGAGTCCTATACCGTAACTCCCGAGTCCGACAGGATGGGCTACCGCCTCGATGGAAAGGCCATAGAACACTCCGAGAGGGGCGCGGACATCGTTACGGAGCCCCTGCTACCTGGAACGGTCCAAGTACCGGCCAGCGGAAAGCCGATAGTCATGATGCGCGACGCCCAGACGACCGGTGGCTACGCCAAGATAGCCGTCGTTGCAACGGCAGACCTTCCCACCGTTGCACAGAGCCGGCCGGGGGAGAGGCTGAGGTTTGAGGCGGTGAGTGTTGACGAAGCCCGGGAGCTTCTGATCAGGCGCGAAAAGATCCTGATGGCAATCAGGGACTTCCTTGACGGAAAGATACATGCCTACAAGATCAACACGGGAGGAGAAGAGCTAATTGCCTTCACAAAAGTGGAAAAAGAATGA
- the pxpB gene encoding 5-oxoprolinase subunit PxpB, protein MKFKPLGDSALLVSFGEVIYEEVNDRIHSLAKAIEKAGFEWLMEVVPAYSSLLVVYDPIKTSYTQVEDAVKSFLDAGIESFEGRLVEVPVVYGGKYGPDIEFVAEHNGLTVDDIIEIHSRPVYRVYFLGFLPGFAYLGGMDERIATPRLERPRIKVPAGSVGIAGKQTGIYPLESPGGWRLIGRTPLRLFDPSKEPPTLLRPGDRVRFVPVDEDEFRELYEREWGERND, encoded by the coding sequence ATGAAATTCAAACCCCTCGGTGATTCCGCTCTCTTGGTTTCCTTCGGGGAGGTTATATACGAGGAAGTGAACGATAGAATACATTCTCTCGCGAAGGCGATAGAGAAAGCGGGCTTTGAGTGGCTCATGGAGGTGGTGCCGGCCTACTCCTCCCTCTTGGTGGTCTACGACCCCATTAAAACCAGCTACACCCAGGTCGAAGATGCAGTGAAAAGTTTCCTGGACGCGGGGATTGAGAGCTTTGAAGGCAGACTCGTCGAGGTTCCCGTCGTTTATGGTGGCAAATACGGCCCGGATATCGAGTTCGTGGCAGAGCACAACGGCCTCACGGTTGATGACATCATCGAAATCCACAGCAGGCCGGTCTACCGCGTCTACTTCCTCGGCTTCCTGCCGGGCTTCGCCTACCTCGGCGGTATGGACGAGCGCATAGCGACGCCACGTCTTGAGAGGCCCAGGATAAAGGTTCCTGCCGGCTCGGTGGGGATAGCTGGGAAACAGACCGGCATCTACCCCCTCGAAAGCCCCGGTGGATGGAGGCTCATTGGGAGAACTCCGCTCAGACTCTTCGATCCATCGAAAGAGCCGCCAACCCTTCTCCGGCCGGGGGACAGGGTGAGGTTCGTCCCAGTAGACGAAGATGAATTCAGGGAGCTCTACGAGCGTGAATGGGGTGAAAGGAATGATTGA
- a CDS encoding type II toxin-antitoxin system VapC family toxin, translated as MYLVDTDVLIDVLRGVKEAKLYLTELAGEGLAVSVITISELFSGRDTKDPVKREKVLKLLRHFEVIPVDSEIAILAGEIRRDYGLHLGDAVISATAIVHGLTVVTGNIRHFERVEGLSILKPPYR; from the coding sequence ATGTATCTAGTGGACACTGACGTTCTGATAGACGTTCTGAGGGGTGTAAAAGAGGCAAAGCTGTACCTGACCGAACTGGCCGGAGAAGGCCTTGCTGTCTCTGTGATAACCATCTCCGAGCTCTTCTCGGGTAGGGACACCAAGGACCCCGTTAAGAGGGAAAAAGTCCTCAAACTCCTCAGACACTTTGAGGTGATTCCAGTTGATTCAGAGATAGCAATCCTCGCCGGGGAAATCCGTAGGGATTATGGGCTCCATCTTGGCGACGCGGTAATCTCTGCAACCGCAATAGTTCATGGCCTGACTGTTGTTACGGGCAATATCAGGCACTTCGAAAGGGTTGAGGGGCTATCTATTCTGAAACCTCCCTATCGGTGA
- a CDS encoding antitoxin family protein → MEVIEAVYENGVFKPTKKPNIPEKRRVKLIVIDEFIRDLENAFGIFEEDVNVRKLREEWDRDVSSGH, encoded by the coding sequence ATGGAGGTTATTGAGGCGGTCTATGAAAACGGCGTTTTCAAGCCAACCAAAAAGCCCAACATCCCCGAGAAAAGACGTGTGAAGCTCATCGTGATAGACGAGTTCATAAGAGACCTTGAAAACGCCTTTGGAATCTTCGAAGAGGATGTAAATGTCAGAAAACTGCGCGAGGAGTGGGACAGGGATGTATCTAGTGGACACTGA
- a CDS encoding LamB/YcsF family protein: MRVDLNSDLGESFGRYRLGLDEEVMNYITSANVATGWHAGDPLVMRKTLKLAKEKGVAVGAHPGYPDLLGFGRRYMKLTPEEARNYILYQIGALYAFTRAEGIELQHVKPHGALYNAMVREEELARAVIGGIADFDRGLIFVALSGSRPAEIAEEMGVRVAHEVFADRAYNLDGTLVPRSKPGAVIHDRDEIAERVISMVKDGGVRAINGEWVELKADTICVHGDNPKAVEIAAHIRRVLEEEGVRVVPMKEIVR; this comes from the coding sequence ATGAGGGTTGACCTGAACTCTGACCTCGGAGAGAGCTTCGGGAGGTACAGGTTAGGCCTAGATGAGGAAGTCATGAACTACATCACGAGCGCCAACGTAGCTACCGGCTGGCACGCCGGCGACCCGCTGGTCATGAGGAAAACCTTGAAGCTCGCGAAGGAGAAGGGCGTCGCGGTTGGTGCCCACCCTGGCTATCCGGATCTTCTCGGCTTCGGCAGGAGGTATATGAAGCTCACTCCGGAGGAGGCTCGCAATTACATCCTCTACCAGATAGGTGCGCTCTATGCGTTTACAAGGGCGGAAGGAATCGAGCTCCAGCACGTCAAGCCGCACGGGGCGCTCTACAACGCCATGGTTAGAGAGGAGGAACTCGCGAGGGCCGTCATCGGGGGGATAGCGGATTTCGATAGGGGGCTTATCTTCGTGGCCCTCTCCGGCTCAAGGCCGGCTGAAATAGCGGAGGAGATGGGGGTTAGGGTAGCCCACGAGGTCTTCGCCGACAGGGCATACAACCTGGACGGAACACTCGTCCCGCGCTCGAAACCCGGGGCAGTAATTCACGACAGAGATGAGATAGCCGAGCGCGTTATCTCGATGGTCAAGGATGGTGGCGTTAGGGCGATAAACGGCGAGTGGGTCGAGTTAAAAGCCGATACCATCTGCGTCCACGGCGACAATCCTAAAGCGGTCGAAATTGCGGCCCACATAAGAAGAGTCCTTGAGGAAGAGGGCGTTAGGGTAGTGCCGATGAAAGAGATAGTTCGTTAG
- a CDS encoding type II toxin-antitoxin system VapC family toxin: protein MKVQVIDAAVFIQGFDVEGVTTPKVVDEVKDPESRLFLEGLISAGKVRVFQPSRESIEAVMGAARKTGELNELSEADVEVLALAYELKGVLFTDDYNLQNIAKTLGIEFRTLKRGIKRVIRWNYVCIGCGKRFSEMPPGGVCPDCGSPVRLIPKRKRKKKTRKS, encoded by the coding sequence ATGAAGGTTCAGGTCATCGATGCGGCGGTCTTCATTCAGGGGTTCGATGTGGAGGGCGTTACGACGCCTAAGGTCGTCGATGAGGTGAAAGACCCGGAGTCGAGGCTTTTTCTGGAGGGATTGATAAGCGCGGGAAAGGTTAGGGTTTTCCAGCCATCGAGGGAGAGCATTGAAGCCGTGATGGGAGCGGCGAGAAAGACGGGCGAGTTAAACGAACTCAGCGAGGCCGACGTTGAGGTTCTTGCCCTGGCATACGAGCTTAAAGGAGTTCTCTTCACCGACGACTACAACCTGCAGAACATAGCGAAGACCTTAGGAATCGAGTTCAGAACCCTCAAGAGGGGAATTAAGCGGGTAATCCGCTGGAACTACGTCTGCATCGGCTGTGGGAAGCGTTTCTCAGAGATGCCGCCGGGGGGTGTCTGCCCGGACTGCGGAAGCCCGGTGAGGCTGATACCTAAGAGAAAACGAAAAAAGAAAACAAGAAAAAGTTAG